The window TTGAATGGGGGCACATTTGAACATTTTAAACCACCAGAGCTGACAGTTTCTATCAGTGGATTTATATGCATAAGATACCTCCTCAGAGGGTGGGTCCGCCCCTTACgtcaatgagatggcatgcccaTCATTTGGTAAAAGATTGCGAGGTTACACATCCTTTGGGTGCTAAGGCATGGAAACACTTTCAAACGGTATAGTCCCTTTGTGTGCTAAGGCATGGAAACACTTTCGAACATGGAGGTCAACAACAATTCGTTATCTCCTAGTGGTTGACCTCCATGTTCTCTAGACAAATAATCCGTTTTCGATTCCCCTTTgatgtattttatttaatttacattattaattcaGGTACCCATCGGGTTTCGGGTTTGGATCGGGTCGGGTCTAAGACCCGCGGGTCCTCTGCAACAagacccgatagggtaatttgaTCGGGTCGGTTCTTACCCGAACCGGGTTTATTCGGGTCGGTTTCGGGTCGGGTCTTCGGGTCCGGGTAAAATGCTCAGACCTACCCGATATTAGCTAAGGTGAGGGCTATTCTCGTAATTTCTCGTACACAGTTTAAGACTTCAAATatacatagtttaattttaatatgtctTTTCTTCTTGAATTGAGTTTTAGTGGAATCTATTTGTTAGTTGATGTGTTAAACTGGAAATGAGATGTTAGAAGATTCAACATTgtttgtttcatttaaatataataaatgtatgtGGATATTGCAGTAATCTTCTGATTGTATGTGGTCGGGCATTCTCCCGACTATTGGTAGCCTGAGACTCTCCAAACTATAGGTGGTCGGGCACTCTCCCAACTATTGGTGGCCTGGAACTCTCCAGACTATAGGTGGCATGACATTCTTCAGACTATAGGTGACTCCGACTTTATGAGCCTTCTGGTGTGGATGTCACGATTGTTACGTATTCATAGAAGCTCTTACCGTTTGCAATAGCTGAGCTATTACCAAATTTGCGAGAGAATTACACTCACAAATCTCTTATTGCAAGGGAATATCTGCCTCGCAAACTTGGGAGGGAACACTTCCTCGCAAATTTGCAGCGGGATCATAGGCTCGCAATATTTCCCTCACAAATGTGCAAAGGAATATATTCCCTTACAGTTCCCTTGTAAAGTTGGGAGGAATATTGTCAATCGAAAATTTGCGAGGAATTTATTTTCTCTCGCAATAACGATTTTATTGTGAACATGTTTTATTTGCGACTAAGGACTTGCGAGTAAATGTCTTTCTTCGCAAATAACAATTTGCAAAGGAATTGAGAGGGTTTTTTTCACACAAATCGCATTGTTTCTTGTAGTGGATACATAACATTACTATTGATTAATTTGGATTACGTGAATATATTTGGATGTATCAAAGGATACTATCAAAGACCTTACTAGGTATGTACAATGCACAACTAGAACTACATAATAAATATTGTCTCAGGTGATAAATTAGAAAGATACAATGTATCTTCACTAAGAGACAAGAAAGTGtttctcatttttgtatttACGTCTTTAATTAATGgattttcaaaatcaaattctaactaaaaaatcatggcaaCAATAATTACTATACATAGTTTTAAGTATTCTttgtctttttctattttataatatataaatgtgtttagaaataattaattccatatatatatatatatatatatatttcgtaATTCAATATACATACATTATattgtaattattttactaattccatgtatacataataattaattccaTAATAATTCGCTACCTAGCTTTAAATAGTTAATAaacaatatttgttttaaagatatataattatatttttattatttataagtaataattgaaataaaatcacataaaaagaatcatttatataatatatagattaatataaaaatatattatgttatatatattttcacataaaTAATAGTCCGATGAAAATTCGGtatgattatatttatatatatttttaaatagtatatacaacaattttattatacattatcataaaattatgatccataaataataaaaatacatttgtgtggATATACTGGTCATATTCTAAAATATGGATGATACAATTGATGATTtgcaagataaaataaaattagttagtataaactataaaattattgtatttataaaagtcatattaaacaattatttacacagataaatgtaaaaatatatattaccatttataaaagggtaaaaaaaaaagacaaacacCCACGCAGGTGCGCAGGTCAAACTCTAGTATGAACACAGGATCAACCATATTTTCAAAAGAGATTTCAATAAGCTGTTGAGGCTGTGCAAGTATTATGTCCTTAAGTTTTTGTCTAGAAAatccctatttttttttttttacaaatcttGTTATAGAAGTTACATGGCTTCCTGGTAAAACTCCTTCTAGGTCTAAAGGTTATGATGGGCTCTTACATTAGAGAAATGTCTGAGCAGGAACAGAAAAATGCACTACCAAAGTTAAGGTGTCCACTTGAAACAGAAATTGAATGGTGAAAGTAGAACACCATGAAGAGCTGAACCAAGTGGCATGAGGAGAAGCTCTTCATGTGGTGCAACGAAGGAACTTAAGTGAGACAAACTACTATACACTCCAAGGTAAACAAGGAAGATCACATGAGTGAATGTGTGGGGGCAAACCGTCTAGTATGCATGTGAAGGACAGCTTTAGGGAAGCAAGGCTATCATCACTCAAAGGAGCAAAAAAGGACAAAATGGAAACCTTCAGGAGTCCATTCGAGTGTGGCAATCACTCATGATGCAGAGAAGACGAATAATGCAGCAAGTGCATGCGAAAAGCACACATGCATCAATTGGTGCATATTGGCGTGAGAAGTATAAAGTCTCGCAAGGTGCAAGGTGAAGTATGACGTACAAAAGTGAAGTATGGGCATGAGTAAAGAAGCCCAATCATTATGTACATAATGCCACCAGCCTACTTAGACATTATGAAGCTTAGTGTAGTCCAATTAGTTTGTCTACATAAGGTGTCCAAGAAGAAGAATCCAATTAGCACAAGGAAAAACCATGAAGAAGACCAGTCCAACAAGGATCCAGCAAAGAGAAGCGGCCTGGTGAAGGAAGAAGCAAGCAACTATACAAAAATCAACAATAGCTGCTTTCTTATTTCAGAGGAAAGAAAATGACTGAGATATTTTCCCACATACTAGAGGTGGCCCACGGTTTCTTCAGCGTGTTTTAGCTCTTGGTTTTACTTTGTATTAGAGCAATGATGACAATACTAACGTGAAATGAGCTTTAAGCCTGTTTAGTTGTTGTTTATGTATAAGTATATATGTATTGTGATGAATGAAAGTTAAGAGAGCCATTGAGCTCATTCCCTCTATGATAAGATTTTCACCAGAAATGTTTGGGTTTACTAATTCACAATAATCAACATGGTATCGAAGCTCATTTTATTCCATGTATTCTCAAGTTTTCAACATGGTTTAAGAGCAGTGTTTTGCCCAATCCATCAAAAAGCTTTGCAAAACTAAAAAGAAGAGCAAGAGCTCTGTCCAAATCATTTACATAAGCTTGGTTATTAATACCCATGGAAAAGCTCAAGTTTTTAGGACTTTAATACTCTGGTTACTTATTTCCACACTCACAATTCTCTAAGGATGGGGGCGTGCCTAACGAGAAAGAAATGATGTTCACCTTTAAAGTTTTCAGAGAACTATTTGAGAGATATTGTTTTTAAGCTGCTGAAGATGTACCCTTGCGAAGACCATGATGGTCCAGAAGACAAGGAGCTGAAGTTCAGTATCCTTGCAAGCAAGTGGCGTCTTCCATTCAAATAAGAGGATTATGGAGCTGTTAAAAGCAGCTATGGAGATTGATATCGCTCAAATTACTTTTGAACAACCTTTTCTCTCAAATAAGTGATCATATTGTAGTATTTATGGATCAAATCTACATGGAGCATGAACACATAATAAACTATAGAAATAAAGATTAAGttagataaataattattaaattagtaAATAATAGAAAACAAGTAAATAGTTGGTTGTAATTTATTatacaataaaattaatttatttattaacccGCGGTTCGTCCGCGGTTAACTCAGTGACCCAGTGACCCGGTAAAtcgtccggttcagtgtccgagtcggatttaaaaacattggttGTAAGATATATGGGATGAAAGCTAAACTTAGAGGGTTTCAGGCAATCAGTGTATCAGTTATAGATGCTAAGAGAGTATGATGAACCGTCCTATAACTTGAATTCAAAAGTAAGATATCCAACTTTCGCTGCGAGTCTAATGAGATGTTTAATCTATTACTCCAGCTCTCACGTGTGAGTAAGGAACGAGTGTCGATCGGTACTACAAAGTGCCAATCAATACCTCTTTATACAAGCATTAACGCCATAATCAATATGTTCACTAGATGATCAGACCATCTCTCGCATGCGCCTAACGACCTAACTCATCAAAATTATTATCAAGTAAAGAACTCACTTTTGTGGTTGTCTATTATCCTAAGTTCATGGTTCTAGTTAGTTACTTTACAACACAATCAGATAGATCAATTCTGTGAAGGATCCTAATTAAGTCACCATAGCAGTTCTATCTTATCAGTAATTCATCAAAACCCTATATTCTGCACTTAAAATCAGTCCAATCCCAAAATCTCCGACTATGCATCTCTCTTGAACCATGTCAATGCTTCTCCTTTGACGCAGAAGTATACAATATCAAGTTTTAATTCATCTCCATAGATCTTGAATTCAAATAATTTCTCCAATTTCGTGAACCAAACTGAAGGATTTGTTCCCACAAACACATGCATCTAACTGTGGATAACATTATGACGAATGTTTAAGTTCAATATACCAGATCGATAACCTATATGAGAATCCTTTCGGTTTTGTTCTAGAATCATGGAATGTACCTAGTTCTGAGATGATTCTGGCGATGTGCACAACTCCAtgtgtttttttatttctcGAGAAGTTGGAGGATCGAACATAGTTGATAGTCCATATCACCAAAACGCGTCTCTATCTTCTTCCTAGCTCGATCCAATCTTATGTAACCTCCCTTTTAGAACTACAAATCCATAGGCTGTGATTTGATCTCAAAATCACCAATTGTTTCCCCATGCACCAAACTCGTCGCAACGACCTTTGCCTTCGACATCGTAACTATTCGCTTCGCTCCACCAAATAAGACACTCGACGCCTACACTTCCGATCAACACCACAAAGTCAAAATCTGCTTCCAACCGAATCTAATCTACGAGTCTTGCCGTGAATCGTCTTTTCACCTAAAATTAGCTTGCGATCGTTGATCACTGCTCCGTCAACACTCACACCACGTTGGATCTGAACCGGTTTCACAGCACCAATTGTTAAATATGAAGATAGGATCCCAACTCAACACTGTTTATTACTGTAAACAACGATTGATTACAAGATAGCTTGAGGCTTGTATTAATCTACACTCTCATGTCGAGTGCATTTTGAATCATTAATCTCATAGCGAATGTATTTAAGGTTATgagttaatattatattatctaggtttagaaaatatgcgacaaaatcaaaatttatttttatatgccGGTAAGCATTACAACTTCATAATCAGACAATTCAGACGACAGTGAAATTAACTGAACTTTGGGCTGTGAGAAGCACGGGAGGTAATCCTAGTCTTATCTTAAACTAAAGTGCTCGCACCCATTTTccttatctttttaaaacatttcATCTGTTTTCTCCTCTATCTCCACCCGATGGGGACTCTCACGAGCGTGGCTTTCGCAGCTGCCACTAACATCAGATTCCGATCGTTTCATTGCAATCTCGGGAAGAAGATTAAGACACCAATGCCTAAGGTTACTTCACCATTGAGAGAGAGATACTGTTTCTCTAGCCCTGAGGAAACCCGCGTTTTTAAGGCTGTAAAGTGTTTAGGGAATGATCAAAACGGTAGCAGAGGAATCGACGGCGGAGAAAACAGAGACACCAAGTCGTCCGTTATTAGAGATTCAACTGTTGAAACTGCTTCgcgtgaagaagaagatgatgatgcagACGAGAAAAGTAACACTAGCAGCATCAACGAGTTCGGTTCCGACAAGACTCCTTATGTTTCTTCAAGGGTACACAGTCTTGTCTCTGATTTCAATTGTGAAACTGAGTCTTGTATTCCTCAAATTTCAGTTTGTATTCTTGTCACTATGATTCCTGGATTTAAGAAGAGTATGTTACACATTTGCAATTAGAAAAATAGGAACTAGGAAGCAACTAAAGAGCAGTtggtgtcttttttttttcagccaTCAACTGAATCTCCTATTGATCCAACATACAGCAGCAGCTTCCAAATAGACTCATTTAAGCTAATGGAGCTTCTTGGACCTGAGAGAGTAGACCCTGCAGATGTCAAGTTAATAAAGGACAACATCTTTGGCTATTCAACATTCTGGGTGACGAAAGAAGAACCCTTTGGGGATCTCGGAGAGGGCATCCTATTTCTTGGGAACTTAAGAGGAAAAAGGGAAGATGTTTTTGCAAAGCTTCAAAGAAAACTGGCCGAGCTTGCTGGCGATAAGTATAATTTGTTCATGATCGAGGAGCCTAACTCGGAGGGACCAGATCCACGCGGCGGTGCACGTGTTAGCTTTGGTCTGCTTCGTAAAGAAGTCTCGGAGCCAGGACCAACCACGCTCTGGCAGTATGTGATTGCCTTCATATTGTTCCTTCTGACTATTGGTTCCTCTGTAGAATTGGGAATTGCTTCTCAGGTATACCCTACTTTTATCCCAGGAGCACTACTATCTACTACATCATTATGTCACTGATTACTTAATTGATTGACAGATTAACCGTCTACCTCCTGAGGTGGTAAGGTATTTCACCGATCCAAATGCTGTTGAACCACCTGATATGGAGCTTTTGTATCCATTTGTAGATTCTGCATTGCCTTTGGCATATGGTGTCTTGGGAATTCTTTTGTTTCATGTAAGTTGCAGCTTGTTGTGTTTCTTTcatattcatattcatattcatATCAAGCAGGCATGCTTCTTTTTGAAATGATAAGCCTTTTTCCTATATTGGTGATGTGtggttttcttatttttgctctcattaatattttttaaacaaatttatttgCAGGAATTGGGGCACTTTCTTGCTGCAGTTCCAAAGAAAGTAAAGCTTAGCATTCCTTACTTCATTCCAAACATTACACTCGGAAGTTTTGGTGCAATCACACAGGTGGTATTCTTCATTCTTTCAAGTTCAGGGAGCTTATCTCTCCTGTTGATCTCTCTACGTAATTCACATCTACAAGAAGACATTTTATTATCTTTACTTCtctacttaaaaatatttattgaagaCAAGACTATTGGCTGACGCTGCTTACTTGATTTTGTACAGTTCAAGTCGATTCTTCCCGACCGGAGTACAAAAGTTGACATTTCGCTAGCTGGTCCATTTGCTGGAGCTGCACTCTCAGTTTCCATGTTTGCTGTTGGTCTGTTTCTATCTACTAACCCAGATGCAGCTAGCGATCTGGTGCAGGTCCCTAGCATGTTATTCCAAGGTTCATTACTTCTTGGACTCATCAGCCGAGCAACCCTGGGATACGCGTAAGCTCTCTACCGCTACCGACATTTCAACCTAGACAGACAgacagacaaaaaaaataaaaaaaatcttaactcCAACATCCGTTTCTGTTGATTGCAGAGCTATGCATGCTACAACAGTTTCGATCCACCCGCTTGTTATTGCTGGATGGTAGCGTCTAGTGCCTTGGCTTATAAACACCCTACTATTCCTCAGAGAAATTGTTACAATTTTTAACGTgcatacaaatttatttaattgttaAGGTGTGGTTTAACAACAACGGCTTTTAATATGCTTCCTGTTGGGTGTTTGGATGGAGGAAGAGCTGTACAGGTACTTGTCTCGTTTTTGCAACGGTTGTAGATTCTTCAATGCCTAATAGCATAGTATATTTTTTGGTTTACAGAACCTGAAAAAATTCCTGAATCGTATTAAGGAAAAGGCTTCTTGTCATTAGAACCTTCTGCAGTTGATTCACGTGTGTTGTATTATTAAATATTCTCAAAATTCTTCTGAGAAACAACTATGGACTGACTGAAAAGGTTCTAAGATATTCATGCAAGGGATCAGAATGATAACATTATAACATCACGTCTGAAACATGGTTATGGCTTTCGTGCAGGGCGCATTTGGGAAAAATGTACTGGTTACATTTGGGTTGTCAACCTATGTAATGCTTGGACTCAGAGTGGTATATTTCAACTGTTCTGAGCCATTTTTTTGGCGTTGATATAATTTGTGCTCTCGAACCTGAACCTGCGAGTTTAATTCCCCTTACTTTTTCCTACTTTTCAGCTCGGTGGCCCTTTGGCACTTCCTTGGGGTCTCTACGTGCTAATCTGCCAGGTACAAAGAATTTCTGAACTTTGTACCTTCAACCATGCAAGCtgtttctaaaaaataaaaatttcttgAACAGAGAACACCCGAAAAAGCATGCCTGAACGATGTGACCGAGGTTGGAACATGGAGGAAGGCACTTGTCGGGACAGCAATTATTCTGGTTGTTTTGATACTCCTGCCTGTATGGGACGAACTCGCAGAAGAGGTAGGCATAGGGCTTGTAAACACATTTTGATGTTGTAGTTAGGGCCAACAAGATGTAAAATTTAGTTTTGTTATGTATAAGATTGCCAGATATAACGAGTCATATTTGTACGATGTAAGCTGATGAAGAATAATTTGTACTTCTGATATGTGCTTTTGCTCCACATTGTACATATATTACATCCGGCTCTAAAATGGCAACATCTTTTATCCATTGTACAAGAGTATTATTTAGCAAGGACGATATACTAAACATGATAATCTCGTAGAGTTTGCTTCTACTAGCACTTGCGACAAGATAAGATTGGTCTTAAAGAAAACGTACCAAAGAAGATGTCATTTGCCAAGAGAACGCAACGATCATAACTTCGTGGAACTATCCATCctccttatatattaattgaaaagtcGACTTTTGCTTACGTGTCGATCATAGGTGAATTCttacaaaattgttataatttgattgaccgatgatctttaatttttatttattttatttagatctAAAAAGAAAGGTAAGTCTACAACCAATTAATATcatttgtaaaataatttacataatattacaaataacgatatatggtaactaattgtttaaattatagaaagagaaataaattgatcatttgttatatttataaaatacataaaataataaacgacaaactgtttatataaattaatataatgattttatattcttattgaaaagaattatattttgtgtaaattatcataataactattaacatcttctaaagttcatattacatgctttataaatcatccataaattttttcatcaaattatttattttggcttattgtatattttaaattattataagagtttgtatgtcatctatgagagcttataaattaatttataaaatttattctaaaatttcattctactatcctactatatattaattgagaagtgaCTTAAGAGATTTTTTCTTATGCGTCGATCATATATGAAatcctaaaaaaattgttataaattgATTGttgatattatttaatatagatattttttttatatttttaaaatacataaaataataaacgagAAACAgtttatataaatcaatataatgattttatattcttatttaaaaacattatattttacataaattatcataataactattaacatcttctaaagttcatattatatgcttcataaatcatctacaaaaacatttatcaaattatttatcttgtattattgtatattttatattatcatagGATTTTGTAAGTCCTCTATAAGaacttataaattaatttataaaatatttttttaaatcccATTCTGCTATACtactatattattaattgaGAAATCACTTAAGATATTTTTGCTTTTGTGTCTATCatttatgaaatttttaaaattgttataaaTTGATTAGTCGAtaattgttaatttttatttattttaattataattaaatttaatagaaaaaaataagtcTATAAACAGTTAATATCATTTGCCAAAAATtcataatattacaaataattatttatgacaACTATTTGTTGAAACTATAgaaagaataataatgtttgatcaattttttatatatttataaactatatttacaaaaacaattataagGAAGGACTTGTAAACTCCTCGTAACGTTTAGGACAATTTTATATTGAAGTACTAGTGAATTCGTGTAAAATATTACGAAGACTTAACAACTACTTCCTTGTAAATTTGTTGTTTACAAGCAGTTAATGACAAGTTGACATCATATATTCTCGACGAAACTTAACTATGCAATTACGCCGAATATCAATGCTTTTCTGTTCTAACGTATACGATTAATCACAACGTAACAGGGAAGTTACGACAAATCTTCTATTACGACGAGCGATTTACAACGAAACAATAATCAAATTAACAACGAATACCACCTTTGTAATAcctatgttttcttgtagtgaaaatTTCTGAAACTACCAAATCAGCAGCAGCATTCAACATGCTATTGACTTCTACTCACATCATGAAGTCCATGGTTTTCACTCATTGAGACACAAATATGCATAATATTTGTCTTGGACTATATGATAAAGTTTTCAAGTTATATGCCTTTGCAATCTTCCTGCAATTTGTTCGCCTTTGACTTGTTCGTCTTTGACATGAAAGACCAATAGTTACATTTGTcagatatataattatataaacgaGGATCGGATACAAGGATTCATCACATGCACCTACATAAATTACTGATGATAAGGTTCAACGAGTTGAGGATATTGGATCTTTTAAATGAGAAAAACAATGcaaatcttttctttttactagtctttttatttattttctacttTCTAATTTCTAATTTTTGGAGATcgattataacattttttttttattatttgaaatagttaGCTAGATAGAAAATGCCCAAAAAAttagaccttttttttttgactaaaggctttcatatattaaaatgcagaaagaaagaaaaaatgttaCAAGCCTAATGGCTACAGTCAATCCGAGCCCAATTGTTTTCTTGCCAGTTATATAAAACCCAATAAGAAACCCATAAGTGAAGAACAAACAGAACTGATGTCAAGCCCACCACGCGAGGCCCAGTAAATGGAGAAACTGAGGAATCCGATCAAGAGGACAGGGATTATACCCACATTTTCATGAGCCGGGAGGAGTTGATCGGATTAGATTGGCGCATGGATAGTATCTTGTTTTTTATCTGTCGATCTAGTAGGCGAAACAGAGATTCTACATTCCTGAATTGCCGCCGGTGTAGTCGATTGTTTCTCTCATTCCAAAACCAATATATTGCAGCCTGCCATCCGATGTAAGTAAGTCTCTTCCTGATCCTATTTCCCTGTAGTTGTTGCAATTGCAGAATCAAACTGTTCCAGTCCCTTTCAAGTATTAGCCCACACTTAACTGCGATGATTTGCCATAGATCCCAAGTGTAACGACATTGGAAGAAGAGGTGATCCCGTGATTCAGCCGCTATATTGCAGAGTAGACAAGCTGAATCCGTCTGAAGCCCCCAACTTAGTAAGCGATCTCTAGTCGGACATCGGTTAAGGACAAACAACCAAGTTAAGA is drawn from Brassica rapa cultivar Chiifu-401-42 chromosome A05, CAAS_Brap_v3.01, whole genome shotgun sequence and contains these coding sequences:
- the LOC103868292 gene encoding probable zinc metalloprotease EGY1, chloroplastic; the protein is MGTLTSVAFAAATNIRFRSFHCNLGKKIKTPMPKVTSPLRERYCFSSPEETRVFKAVKCLGNDQNGSRGIDGGENRDTKSSVIRDSTVETASREEEDDDADEKSNTSSINEFGSDKTPYVSSRPSTESPIDPTYSSSFQIDSFKLMELLGPERVDPADVKLIKDNIFGYSTFWVTKEEPFGDLGEGILFLGNLRGKREDVFAKLQRKLAELAGDKYNLFMIEEPNSEGPDPRGGARVSFGLLRKEVSEPGPTTLWQYVIAFILFLLTIGSSVELGIASQINRLPPEVVRYFTDPNAVEPPDMELLYPFVDSALPLAYGVLGILLFHELGHFLAAVPKKVKLSIPYFIPNITLGSFGAITQFKSILPDRSTKVDISLAGPFAGAALSVSMFAVGLFLSTNPDAASDLVQVPSMLFQGSLLLGLISRATLGYAAMHATTVSIHPLVIAGWCGLTTTAFNMLPVGCLDGGRAVQGAFGKNVLVTFGLSTYVMLGLRVLGGPLALPWGLYVLICQRTPEKACLNDVTEVGTWRKALVGTAIILVVLILLPVWDELAEEVGIGLVNTF